The following proteins are encoded in a genomic region of Thiomonas sp. X19:
- a CDS encoding phosphoketolase, with product MASRTKARLAQTQVAWLDRWWRATNYIACAQIFLLDNVLLHEPLSFSHIKPRLLGHWGTSPGLNLLYAHLLRAVRSHGMQPLFVAGPGHGAPAVLANAWLEGSYGAVRQELTRDGLGLHRLCREFSVPGGIASHVGPHIPGSLHEGGELGYGLLHAVGAVFDNPDLLALAVVGDGEAETGPAAAAWKSLHIINPVRDGAVLPVLHLNGYRIAAPTVFGRMGDTQIDRHFSGLGWRVLIVETDDPAAVHRELAGAMDAAFAHIHAIQHDWREDLASSGRSGRTTPDWPLLVLRTPKGWTGPREVDGLPMEGSFRAHQVPLPRARSDATQLAQLEAWLRSYRPDELFDAQGRPQPDLLAGLPSERLLPGNCPHADGGRVRIDLQLPVLDALALPVAAPGAEDAESTRALGTWLRDALRANAGSANLRVFSPDELVSNRLDAVFEVTQRCTLQSIRPDDDHLSADGRVLEVLSEHCCEGWLEGYVLSGRHGLFACYEAFAPIVDSMVNQHVKWLKAAAEVPWRRPLPALNILLTSHTWRQDHNGYSHQGPGFIDNVLNRKHRHVRVYLAPDANCLLAVAQHAFASSDRVNVIVAGKQPMPQWLELADAISHCATGAGRWRWAEGGAADEPAVVLAAAGDVPMLELLAAADLLRRHVPDLAFRVVNVVNLLALASPLDHLDGLPEAEFDALFTVDRPVLFAFHGYPHVIDGLVHRRTHPQRFQAEGYREEGTTTTPFDMVVRNRISRFDLAAQALDLAGRDDATADALRRHCSAQLTAHALHIRTWFEDLPEVRDWRFPRPAFPASGEGAHPS from the coding sequence ATGGCAAGCAGAACCAAAGCCCGACTTGCGCAAACCCAAGTCGCCTGGCTTGACCGCTGGTGGCGGGCAACCAACTACATCGCCTGCGCGCAGATTTTTCTGCTGGACAACGTGCTGTTGCATGAGCCCTTGTCGTTCTCACACATTAAGCCGCGGTTGCTCGGTCACTGGGGTACGAGTCCGGGACTGAATCTGCTCTACGCTCATCTGCTGCGCGCGGTTCGTTCGCATGGCATGCAGCCGCTGTTTGTGGCTGGGCCAGGGCACGGTGCGCCGGCAGTACTTGCGAATGCATGGTTGGAAGGCAGTTACGGCGCAGTGCGGCAGGAGTTGACCCGCGATGGATTAGGCCTGCACAGGCTGTGCCGCGAATTTTCCGTCCCTGGCGGGATAGCCAGCCATGTGGGGCCGCATATCCCTGGTTCGCTGCACGAAGGCGGCGAGTTGGGCTACGGGCTGCTGCATGCAGTCGGTGCGGTGTTCGACAACCCCGACCTGCTGGCGCTGGCCGTGGTGGGTGACGGCGAGGCCGAAACCGGCCCGGCTGCCGCCGCATGGAAGTCACTGCACATCATCAACCCGGTGCGCGATGGCGCAGTGCTGCCGGTGCTGCACTTGAACGGTTACCGAATCGCCGCACCCACGGTGTTCGGACGCATGGGCGATACGCAAATCGACCGGCATTTCAGCGGCCTGGGCTGGCGCGTGCTGATCGTGGAGACCGACGACCCCGCAGCCGTTCACCGCGAGCTCGCCGGGGCGATGGACGCGGCCTTCGCGCATATCCACGCCATTCAGCACGACTGGCGCGAGGATCTCGCTTCGAGTGGTCGATCAGGCCGCACCACACCTGACTGGCCGCTGCTCGTGCTCCGCACCCCCAAGGGCTGGACCGGCCCGCGCGAAGTGGACGGCTTGCCAATGGAAGGCAGTTTTCGCGCTCACCAGGTGCCACTGCCGCGTGCGCGCAGTGACGCCACCCAACTCGCCCAGCTCGAAGCCTGGCTGCGCAGCTACCGGCCCGACGAACTGTTCGACGCGCAGGGCCGCCCACAGCCGGATTTGCTTGCCGGCTTGCCATCCGAACGGCTTTTGCCTGGCAACTGCCCACATGCCGATGGCGGGCGGGTGCGGATCGACCTGCAACTGCCCGTGCTCGACGCCCTGGCGCTGCCGGTCGCCGCGCCAGGGGCTGAGGACGCCGAGAGCACGCGCGCACTCGGCACCTGGCTGCGCGATGCACTGCGGGCCAACGCGGGCAGCGCCAATTTGCGTGTGTTCAGTCCGGACGAACTGGTGTCGAACCGGCTGGATGCGGTGTTTGAGGTCACGCAGCGTTGCACGCTGCAGTCCATCCGCCCAGACGACGACCACCTGAGCGCCGACGGCCGCGTGCTCGAAGTGCTATCCGAGCATTGCTGCGAGGGCTGGCTCGAAGGCTATGTGCTGTCCGGAAGACATGGTCTGTTCGCCTGCTACGAGGCGTTCGCCCCAATCGTCGACAGCATGGTCAACCAGCATGTGAAGTGGCTCAAGGCGGCTGCCGAAGTGCCGTGGCGCAGGCCACTTCCGGCACTGAACATCCTGCTGACCTCGCACACATGGCGGCAGGACCACAACGGCTACAGCCACCAGGGGCCGGGGTTCATCGACAACGTGCTCAATCGCAAGCACCGCCATGTGCGGGTGTATCTGGCGCCTGATGCCAACTGTCTGCTCGCGGTCGCGCAGCATGCTTTTGCCAGCAGTGATCGCGTGAACGTGATCGTCGCCGGCAAGCAGCCCATGCCGCAATGGCTGGAGTTGGCCGATGCAATCTCGCACTGCGCGACGGGGGCAGGACGCTGGCGCTGGGCCGAAGGCGGCGCGGCCGACGAGCCCGCCGTCGTGCTGGCAGCGGCCGGTGACGTGCCCATGCTCGAGTTGCTCGCTGCCGCAGACTTGCTGCGCCGCCACGTGCCCGACTTGGCATTTCGCGTGGTCAATGTGGTGAATCTGCTTGCGTTGGCGTCACCGCTGGATCACCTGGACGGCCTGCCAGAAGCCGAGTTCGACGCGCTATTCACCGTCGACCGCCCAGTGCTGTTCGCCTTCCACGGCTACCCGCATGTGATCGACGGGTTGGTCCACCGGCGAACTCATCCTCAGCGTTTCCAGGCAGAGGGTTACCGCGAGGAAGGCACGACCACCACACCCTTCGACATGGTCGTGCGCAACCGTATCAGCCGCTTCGACCTGGCCGCGCAGGCGCTGGATCTGGCTGGCCGCGATGACGCCACGGCCGATGCGCTGCGCAGGCATTGCAGCGCGCAACTGACTGCGCACGCCCTGCACATTCGCACCTGGTTCGAAGATCTGCCAGAAGTTCGCGACTGGCGTTTTCCTCGACCGGCCTTCCCTGCAAGCGGGGAAGGAGCGCATCCATCATGA
- a CDS encoding nitroreductase, translated as MDQIDTIDWTLELLRKRQQTSPKRLMAPGPSSPQIRMLFDAAAQAPDHGLILPWRFVQISDAARARLGEAFAAALLERDPAASTQQLQDARDKAQRAPFLALAIARTQDDHPEIPVSERLVSLGSALQNMLLAVHAQGFGAGLVSGQAMNSQALRALFGLGGNEQAVCFVVVGTVKSAKAARIRPAPEAFVTTL; from the coding sequence ATGGATCAAATCGACACCATCGATTGGACGCTCGAACTGCTTCGCAAGCGCCAACAAACCTCCCCGAAGCGCTTGATGGCGCCAGGCCCCTCATCACCGCAGATCCGGATGTTGTTCGATGCCGCGGCCCAGGCGCCAGATCACGGTCTGATTCTGCCTTGGCGCTTCGTGCAGATTTCGGATGCGGCGCGTGCGCGTCTTGGAGAGGCGTTTGCCGCAGCCTTGCTGGAGCGCGATCCAGCGGCGTCGACGCAGCAATTGCAGGACGCTCGCGACAAGGCGCAGCGCGCGCCGTTCCTGGCCCTGGCCATCGCGCGCACGCAGGATGATCATCCCGAGATTCCCGTGTCGGAGCGCCTGGTGTCGTTGGGGAGCGCGCTGCAGAACATGCTGCTGGCCGTGCATGCCCAAGGCTTCGGTGCGGGCCTCGTGAGTGGGCAGGCGATGAATTCCCAAGCGCTGCGGGCACTGTTCGGCCTTGGCGGCAACGAGCAGGCTGTTTGCTTCGTGGTTGTCGGCACGGTCAAATCAGCCAAGGCGGCACGGATTCGACCGGCTCCAGAGGCGTTCGTGACCACGCTTTGA
- a CDS encoding helix-turn-helix transcriptional regulator, giving the protein MAKRSIGSASLTLSSRYSIIRRPIAGVWRSIFLRGIDATQVGAIGQSLVARQAGQPNTSLHLRHLRQIGIVHRTREGRVATYRIGNTVVADLCDTVCQDH; this is encoded by the coding sequence GTGGCCAAGCGATCGATCGGCTCGGCATCGCTGACGCTCTCCAGTCGGTACTCGATCATCCGCAGGCCAATCGCGGGGGTCTGGCGTTCGATCTTTCTCCGAGGGATCGATGCGACTCAGGTCGGAGCCATCGGCCAGTCGCTTGTCGCGCGGCAGGCGGGGCAGCCCAACACGTCCCTGCATCTGCGTCATCTGCGCCAGATCGGCATCGTGCATCGCACCCGTGAGGGGCGCGTTGCGACCTACCGCATTGGCAACACCGTCGTGGCTGATCTTTGCGACACCGTCTGCCAAGACCATTGA
- a CDS encoding IS1182-like element ISThsp16 family transposase, giving the protein MSRFVPVDRDTAYLLPPSVDEWLPTDHLARFVVEVIEQLDLGDLARQYAGRGSAAHHPAVLLGLLIYGYANGVHSSRKIERATYDSVAFRFVAANTHPDHDTLATFRRRFLKEVEALFVQVLVLAREMKLLKLGHIALDGTKIDANASKHKALSWAHANKIEAQLRQEVQTLLALAENSDRATVPDGMDVPAEIALRADRLSAIAQAKAKIEQRASERHQVEQQEYEAKTAKRQAQREAGKKPRGKDPEPPEAGPRSSDQVNLTDEESRIMPVSGGGFEQSYNAQAGVDIATMMVITQHVSQASNDKREVVPTLQQIQALPAVLGEVHTLITDNGFFSQANVIACNDAGIEPLLALKRESHHTPVMGRFAPDVPEPQTTDPLVQMAHRLGTQAGRALYGLRKQTVEPVFGIIKQVMGWRQMSMRGLAKAQGEWSLVTMAWNIKRMHVLRAA; this is encoded by the coding sequence ATGAGCCGCTTCGTCCCTGTTGACCGAGACACCGCATATCTGTTGCCACCGTCGGTGGACGAATGGCTGCCCACTGATCACTTGGCGCGCTTCGTGGTCGAAGTCATCGAGCAGCTTGATCTGGGCGATCTGGCCCGACAGTACGCAGGCCGGGGCTCGGCGGCGCACCATCCGGCGGTGCTGCTGGGCCTGCTGATCTACGGCTACGCCAACGGCGTGCACTCCAGCCGCAAGATCGAGCGGGCGACCTACGACTCGGTGGCGTTCCGCTTTGTTGCGGCCAATACCCACCCCGATCACGACACGCTGGCGACGTTCCGCCGCCGCTTCTTGAAGGAGGTGGAGGCACTGTTCGTGCAGGTGCTGGTTCTGGCGCGCGAGATGAAGCTGCTCAAGCTCGGACACATCGCGCTGGATGGCACCAAGATCGACGCCAACGCCAGCAAGCACAAGGCCTTGTCGTGGGCTCATGCCAACAAGATCGAGGCGCAGCTGCGCCAGGAAGTACAAACGCTGCTGGCGCTGGCAGAGAACAGCGACCGCGCGACGGTACCCGACGGCATGGATGTGCCGGCGGAGATCGCCCTGCGTGCAGATCGCTTGAGCGCAATCGCGCAGGCCAAGGCCAAGATCGAGCAGCGCGCCAGCGAACGCCATCAGGTCGAGCAGCAGGAGTACGAGGCCAAGACCGCCAAGCGCCAAGCCCAGCGCGAGGCGGGCAAGAAGCCGCGCGGCAAGGACCCTGAGCCGCCAGAGGCCGGCCCCCGGAGCAGCGATCAGGTCAACCTCACGGATGAAGAGTCGCGCATCATGCCCGTGTCGGGTGGGGGCTTCGAGCAAAGCTACAACGCACAAGCCGGCGTGGACATCGCGACGATGATGGTGATCACCCAGCATGTGAGCCAGGCATCCAACGACAAGCGCGAAGTTGTGCCTACGCTGCAGCAGATCCAAGCGTTACCCGCGGTGCTGGGCGAGGTGCACACGCTCATCACGGACAACGGCTTCTTCAGCCAAGCCAACGTGATCGCGTGCAACGACGCGGGTATCGAGCCGCTGCTGGCGCTCAAGCGGGAGTCGCATCACACGCCGGTGATGGGGCGCTTTGCACCCGATGTGCCCGAGCCCCAGACGACGGATCCGCTCGTGCAGATGGCACACCGCCTGGGCACGCAAGCAGGCCGAGCCCTGTACGGCCTGCGCAAGCAGACAGTGGAGCCGGTGTTCGGCATCATCAAGCAAGTGATGGGTTGGCGCCAGATGAGCATGCGCGGGCTGGCCAAGGCACAAGGCGAATGGAGCTTGGTGACCATGGCTTGGAACATCAAGCGCATGCACGTCCTGCGAGCCGCGTGA
- a CDS encoding O-antigen ligase has protein sequence MFIIGASYSAGTQHGVINFMTKYAKLLLLPLLVMTMSNERWRQRAIQAFLVGAVLAAALSYARFLGWVPTRCQQSMVQGTIHFGTIMAFAAYFFARKAFASKRWAWLWTLTSACIAFDVLYTNRARTGYVILFALIVLLAWQRFGWRGMMIGALASTLLAAVAFTTSPVAKRRLDEAISNVHAYAQRQHPHEGMLTGNSMGLRLQFWQNTLALIAKHPLFGTGTGSLHQDYKKLVAGTDTLVAVNPHNEYLGTTAQLGIVGLILLLGMGASAWRQGLKLPSVDRDAVQAVIATVAIGSLFNSLLLDVNEGRFFMVMLGLLLAGVANQARSSPDLSLTPSRDTGHALSG, from the coding sequence ATGTTCATCATTGGCGCGAGCTACAGCGCGGGCACACAGCATGGCGTCATCAATTTCATGACCAAGTACGCCAAGCTCTTGCTGCTGCCCTTGCTGGTCATGACCATGAGCAATGAACGCTGGCGACAGCGTGCCATCCAAGCCTTTCTCGTGGGCGCAGTCCTCGCGGCTGCGCTGTCCTACGCTCGCTTTCTTGGGTGGGTGCCTACACGCTGTCAACAATCCATGGTGCAAGGCACGATCCACTTCGGCACGATCATGGCCTTTGCCGCCTATTTTTTTGCCCGCAAGGCGTTTGCTTCCAAGCGCTGGGCCTGGCTATGGACTTTGACCTCCGCCTGCATCGCCTTCGATGTCCTGTACACAAACCGTGCAAGAACCGGCTATGTCATTCTTTTCGCGCTGATTGTGTTATTGGCTTGGCAGCGCTTCGGGTGGCGTGGAATGATGATCGGGGCTCTGGCTTCGACCCTGCTGGCCGCAGTTGCATTCACCACATCCCCAGTGGCCAAGAGGCGGCTGGATGAGGCCATCAGCAACGTCCATGCCTACGCCCAGCGCCAGCATCCGCACGAAGGCATGTTGACCGGAAACTCGATGGGATTGCGTCTGCAGTTCTGGCAAAACACCCTCGCCCTGATCGCGAAACATCCGCTGTTTGGCACGGGAACCGGCAGCCTCCACCAAGACTATAAGAAGCTCGTGGCCGGAACCGACACCCTGGTGGCCGTGAACCCACACAATGAATACCTCGGCACGACGGCCCAACTTGGTATTGTCGGGCTGATCCTTCTGCTGGGCATGGGGGCATCCGCGTGGCGTCAAGGCCTGAAACTGCCAAGCGTGGATCGTGACGCTGTGCAGGCAGTGATTGCCACGGTCGCCATCGGCAGTTTGTTCAACTCACTGCTGCTGGACGTCAACGAGGGGCGGTTTTTCATGGTGATGCTGGGCCTGCTGCTTGCCGGGGTCGCAAACCAAGCTCGGTCATCCCCAGACTTGAGCCTTACACCGTCGCGAGATACAGGGCACGCGCTTTCTGGCTGA
- a CDS encoding NRAMP family divalent metal transporter, producing the protein MNTDVATLDARLCPDCPPLPENLEHRLRDRLHLDELRRAKPNWRTRLALGLALIGPGVLVMLGDNDAGGVVTYAQTGATYGLGLFLPLMILLGFVAYVVQEMTVRLGAVTRRGHAELIWKRYGAFWGWFSLIDLVVANVLTLMTEFIGIRLGGQALGLSPWLTVPASLAFITYVLVFLRYWTWERISLFIAVFNLIFVPLALFSHPNWHAVALAFVGHGWIVPGGFLSLTFLILISANIGTTIAPWQLFFQQSCVVDKGLLPQDIRAGRRDLMLGVVGMVFVAMAIIIVAAQTLKGLPNVQNLDADAVLGAIRSKLGDGMMALFALGLMEAGLIASIVITASSAWAIGEAFEIDRSINAPPRKAMGFYLPAIIGTALAAVAVMIPNLSLGFLNLSVQVIATVFMPAAMLFLLMLLNDRELMGDQVNSARRNAVAVAIMVGLIVCNVLYGVATLFPHALGG; encoded by the coding sequence ATGAACACCGACGTCGCCACCCTCGATGCCCGGCTGTGCCCGGACTGCCCTCCCCTGCCGGAGAACCTGGAGCACCGCCTGCGCGACCGCCTGCACCTGGACGAGTTGCGCCGTGCCAAGCCGAACTGGCGCACCCGTCTGGCGCTGGGGCTGGCCCTGATCGGCCCCGGCGTGCTGGTCATGCTGGGCGACAACGACGCCGGCGGCGTGGTCACATATGCCCAGACCGGGGCCACCTATGGCTTGGGGCTGTTCCTGCCCCTGATGATCCTGCTGGGCTTCGTCGCCTATGTGGTGCAGGAGATGACGGTGCGCCTGGGGGCCGTCACCCGCCGCGGCCACGCCGAGCTCATCTGGAAGCGCTACGGCGCCTTCTGGGGCTGGTTCTCGCTCATCGACCTGGTGGTGGCCAATGTGCTGACCCTGATGACCGAGTTCATCGGCATCCGCCTGGGTGGCCAGGCGCTGGGACTGTCGCCCTGGCTGACGGTGCCCGCCTCGCTGGCTTTCATCACCTATGTGCTGGTGTTCCTGCGCTACTGGACCTGGGAGCGGATTTCGCTCTTCATCGCGGTGTTCAACCTCATCTTCGTGCCACTCGCCCTGTTCTCGCATCCGAACTGGCATGCGGTGGCGCTGGCCTTCGTCGGTCATGGCTGGATCGTGCCGGGCGGATTTCTGTCGCTGACCTTCCTGATCCTGATCTCGGCCAATATCGGCACCACCATCGCCCCCTGGCAGTTGTTCTTTCAGCAATCGTGCGTCGTCGACAAGGGGTTGCTGCCGCAGGACATCCGCGCCGGGCGGCGCGACTTGATGCTGGGGGTGGTGGGCATGGTGTTCGTGGCCATGGCCATCATCATCGTGGCGGCGCAAACCCTCAAGGGCCTGCCCAATGTGCAGAACCTGGACGCCGATGCCGTGCTGGGCGCCATCCGCAGCAAGCTGGGCGACGGCATGATGGCCTTGTTTGCCTTGGGGCTGATGGAAGCGGGCCTGATCGCCTCCATCGTGATCACCGCCAGCAGCGCCTGGGCGATCGGCGAAGCCTTCGAGATCGATCGTTCGATCAACGCGCCGCCGCGCAAGGCCATGGGGTTTTATCTGCCGGCGATCATCGGCACGGCCCTGGCGGCCGTCGCGGTGATGATTCCGAATCTGTCCCTGGGTTTTCTGAACCTGAGCGTGCAGGTCATCGCCACAGTGTTCATGCCGGCCGCCATGTTGTTTTTGCTCATGCTGCTCAACGACCGGGAGCTGATGGGCGATCAGGTCAATTCGGCGCGGCGCAATGCGGTGGCAGTGGCCATCATGGTCGGGCTGATCGTGTGCAATGTCCTGTATGGCGTTGCCACCTTGTTTCCGCATGCCTTGGGAGGATGA
- a CDS encoding DUF2252 domain-containing protein, which translates to MIDPVRAIRSFNAGRDPERLALKYRAMRQSRFAFLRGSCHLFHDRLPAAKLFTKAPTAWLCGDLHLENFGSYKGDNRLVYFDLNDFDEALLGSLTLDLVRALTSILVGADVLHAAQDEALDLGRRFLDAYTQAILDGNARWVERETAHGRVRQLLGALQDRARPAFLDTRTVRKGKRRLLRVDGQKALPASDEQREQVTALLAEFAAAQAHPEFYTVLDVARRIAGTGSLGVDRYVILVQGKGSPDANYLLDLKQALPSALAGHVATRQPKWASHAHRVVGVQQRMQAVSMAFLRPLKWKQESYVLRGLQPSEDRVALDRTQPSMAELEGVIRTMGRLTAWAQLRSSGRGGSATTDELQDFAAGRKWGKTLMAAAQDCARQCEQDWKAFAAAFDAGGFKG; encoded by the coding sequence ATGATCGACCCCGTTCGTGCCATCCGCAGTTTCAACGCCGGACGCGACCCCGAGCGCCTGGCGCTCAAATACCGCGCCATGCGCCAGAGCCGCTTCGCCTTCCTGCGCGGAAGCTGTCACCTGTTCCATGACCGCCTGCCGGCAGCCAAGCTGTTCACCAAGGCGCCCACTGCCTGGCTTTGCGGTGATTTGCACCTGGAGAATTTCGGCAGCTACAAGGGTGACAACCGCCTGGTGTATTTCGATCTGAACGACTTCGACGAAGCCCTGCTGGGCTCGCTCACGCTCGATCTGGTGCGCGCCCTCACCAGCATCTTGGTCGGCGCCGATGTCCTGCACGCAGCCCAAGACGAAGCCCTCGATTTGGGTCGCCGCTTCCTGGATGCCTACACCCAGGCCATCCTGGATGGCAACGCCCGCTGGGTGGAGCGGGAAACGGCGCATGGGCGGGTGCGGCAGTTGCTCGGGGCGCTGCAAGACCGCGCCCGACCCGCCTTCCTGGACACCCGCACCGTGCGCAAGGGCAAGCGCAGGCTGCTGCGGGTGGATGGCCAGAAGGCTCTCCCAGCCAGCGATGAGCAGCGCGAACAGGTGACCGCCTTACTGGCCGAGTTTGCGGCCGCCCAGGCGCATCCGGAGTTCTACACCGTGCTGGATGTGGCCCGGCGTATTGCCGGCACGGGCAGCCTGGGGGTGGATCGCTATGTCATCCTGGTGCAGGGCAAGGGCTCGCCGGATGCCAACTATCTGCTGGACCTCAAGCAGGCGCTGCCTTCGGCGCTGGCCGGGCATGTGGCGACGCGCCAACCCAAGTGGGCCTCGCACGCGCACCGTGTGGTGGGTGTGCAGCAGCGCATGCAGGCGGTGTCGATGGCCTTCCTGCGGCCGCTGAAGTGGAAGCAGGAGTCTTACGTCCTGCGCGGCCTGCAACCTTCGGAAGACCGGGTGGCGTTGGACAGGACACAGCCATCGATGGCCGAACTCGAGGGCGTGATCAGGACCATGGGGCGACTGACGGCCTGGGCGCAGTTGCGCAGCAGCGGCCGAGGTGGGTCAGCCACCACGGATGAGCTGCAGGACTTTGCCGCTGGGCGCAAATGGGGCAAGACCCTGATGGCTGCTGCGCAAGATTGTGCGCGGCAGTGCGAGCAGGATTGGAAGGCGTTCGCGGCGGCCTTTGACGCGGGAGGGTTCAAGGGGTAG
- a CDS encoding tetrathionate reductase family octaheme c-type cytochrome, translated as MALLVASTAQAFGAESAQTFIDTHAASASQPSTWHVVPKEVDSPVGPKTPQDHSKFKQLQGPFTTPEQVTQACLGCHTQAAKQVMSTIHWTWKAWNPKTKQMVGKNEVLNTFCVSPISNEQFCTVCHAGYGSANPDKFIPFSQRTEDHVDCLVCHDRTKTYRKIPFIGGNPALAKIAVRPGCNEVYGTDKPYVEPENLTAIAQHVGAPTRYTCGICHFYGGGGDGVKHGDLDSSLNDPPRALDVHMDAKGLNFSCQECHKTSDHNISGEHYAIDADPKHAAYMRGDAHNGNAVTCQSCHGQAPHKGDNLQSSLVASTLDMHTRDIACETCHIPKYARGGLPTKMNWNYATAGKLAPNGSPLVIMDKRGWNTYWGVKGSFEWAENVVPEYRWFNGTERWMHVGDKIHPDAQGVVKVNSIEGSPTDGQSKIWPFKIARNNQPYDPAHGMLVVFHSFGFDKDSYTMSYDWSTSIAAGMKAAHLPYSGHYKFIKTEMYWPIAHMVAPKSQALSCMQCHADNGRLQNIDGVYMPGRSKDHQPWIERIGLLVAALAFAGVLIHGLIRVALWLRRR; from the coding sequence ATGGCCTTGCTGGTTGCCAGCACAGCACAGGCTTTCGGTGCCGAATCCGCGCAGACCTTCATCGACACCCATGCGGCCAGCGCCAGTCAGCCGTCGACCTGGCATGTCGTGCCCAAGGAAGTGGACAGCCCGGTCGGCCCCAAAACTCCGCAGGATCACAGCAAGTTCAAACAGCTCCAGGGCCCGTTCACAACCCCCGAGCAAGTCACACAGGCCTGCCTGGGTTGCCACACCCAGGCGGCCAAGCAGGTGATGTCCACCATCCACTGGACCTGGAAGGCGTGGAATCCCAAGACCAAGCAGATGGTGGGCAAGAATGAGGTGCTCAACACCTTTTGCGTGAGTCCCATCAGCAACGAGCAGTTCTGCACGGTCTGCCATGCTGGCTACGGCAGCGCCAATCCAGACAAGTTCATCCCCTTCAGTCAGCGCACCGAAGACCATGTGGACTGTCTGGTGTGCCACGATCGGACCAAGACGTATCGCAAGATCCCGTTCATCGGCGGCAATCCTGCGCTGGCCAAGATCGCGGTGCGGCCCGGTTGCAATGAGGTCTACGGCACCGACAAGCCTTATGTCGAGCCGGAAAACTTGACGGCCATCGCCCAGCATGTCGGCGCGCCCACGCGTTACACCTGCGGTATCTGCCACTTCTATGGCGGCGGCGGCGACGGCGTGAAGCACGGCGACCTCGACAGTTCGTTGAACGACCCGCCGCGCGCACTGGACGTGCACATGGATGCGAAGGGGCTGAACTTCTCCTGCCAGGAATGCCACAAGACCAGCGATCACAACATCAGCGGCGAGCATTACGCCATCGACGCCGATCCCAAGCACGCCGCTTATATGCGCGGCGACGCGCACAACGGCAACGCCGTGACCTGCCAGTCCTGCCACGGGCAGGCGCCGCACAAGGGCGACAACCTGCAGTCCAGCCTGGTGGCATCCACGCTGGACATGCACACGCGTGACATCGCCTGCGAGACCTGCCACATCCCGAAATACGCACGCGGCGGCCTGCCCACCAAAATGAACTGGAACTACGCCACCGCCGGCAAGCTCGCGCCCAACGGCTCGCCGCTGGTGATCATGGACAAGCGCGGCTGGAACACCTATTGGGGCGTCAAGGGCAGCTTCGAATGGGCGGAGAACGTGGTGCCCGAGTATCGTTGGTTCAACGGCACCGAGCGCTGGATGCACGTGGGCGACAAAATCCACCCTGATGCCCAAGGCGTGGTCAAGGTCAACTCCATCGAAGGCAGTCCAACCGATGGTCAGTCCAAGATCTGGCCGTTCAAGATCGCCCGCAACAACCAGCCGTATGACCCTGCCCATGGCATGCTCGTCGTCTTTCACTCGTTCGGCTTCGACAAAGACTCTTACACCATGAGTTACGACTGGAGCACGTCGATCGCCGCCGGGATGAAAGCAGCCCATCTACCGTATTCCGGGCATTACAAATTCATCAAGACCGAGATGTACTGGCCCATCGCGCACATGGTGGCGCCCAAGTCGCAGGCCCTCAGTTGCATGCAGTGCCATGCCGACAACGGCCGGCTGCAGAACATCGACGGTGTGTACATGCCCGGGCGCAGCAAGGACCACCAGCCATGGATCGAGCGCATTGGCCTGCTGGTGGCAGCGCTGGCCTTCGCTGGCGTGCTGATCCACGGCCTGATTCGCGTCGCGCTGTGGCTGCGCCGCCGCTAA